Below is a genomic region from Spirosoma radiotolerans.
GGCCGGCGGAGCGTCAGGTTCGGCAACGGGCGCGTTAGCAGGTGTTGGTGCTGAAGCCGCTTCTTTTTTGCGTTGTTCGCGCTTTTCCTTGCGCGTTGGCTCAGCAACAGTTGGTGCGGGTGTACTTGTCGACGGTGGGTTGCCCGTGGATGCCGGGGCAGTAACGGGCGCTGGCGGGGCAATAGGCTTACCCGCTTTCTTGGCAGCCCGTTGCCGCTCCTTCTCGGCCTGTCTGGCTTCGTATTCGCGTTGTTTCTGCAACCATTCTGCCCGAATTTGGCGTTCGCGCTGAACTTCCCGATCTATTTTTTCTTTTTGCCGCTGCTCAGCAGGTGTTAAAACACGGGCAGGTGGTGTGGTCGGCGTTTGTGCCAAAGCTCCTGCTCCTAATAAAATACTCAGTAAAAGAACCGACAGCGTTTGTTTCATAAAGGAAAAATCGGGGTTAATAAGTAAGCTAGGTAAGGGGTAGGATTACTGTTTGAGTTCGGCGTAATGTTTGTAGAAATAAGGAATGGTTTCGATGCCTTTGTAAAAGTTAAACAGCCCGTAGCTCTCATTGGGTGAGTGCAGGGCGTCGCTGTCCAAGCCAAAACCCATCAGGATGGATTTCACGCCAAGCTCCTGCTCAAAGAGAGCCATAATGGGAATACTTCCACCACCCCGTGTTGGAATTGGCTTTTTTCCCCAGGCATCTTCAAACGCTTTACTGGCCGCTTCAAATTCAATGGAATCGACGGGCGTAACATAGGGCATGCCACCGTGATGTGGCACAACCGTAACCGTGACACCGGCTGGTGCAATGGATGTAAAGTGTTGGGTAAACAGTTCCGTAATCTCCTCAGGCGTTTGGTTAGGCACCAACCGCATACTGATTTTAGCCGATGCTTTAGAGGGCAATACCGTTTTGGCACCTTCGCCGATGTAGCCACCCCAGATACCATTCACATCGAGCGTTGGCCGAATAGAGGTACGCTCATTGGTCGAATAACCAGCCTCGCCCATCACCTCATTAATGCCCAGATCACGCTTATACTCAGTTAAGTCGAAAGGTGCTTTTGCCAGTTCAGCCCGTTCGGCATCACTTAAATCGGCGACATTCGTATAAAAGCCTGGGATGGTGATTCTACCATTTTCATCGTGGAGAGACGCAATCATGTCGCATAATACATTGATTGGGTTGGCTACCCCACCGCCGTATACACCCGAGTGTAAGTCCCGGTTAGCACCCGTTACGTGTACCTCTACGTAAGAAAGGCCACGCAGACCTGTCTCCAGCGAAGGCGTATCGTTCGATATGATGCTGGTATCGGATACCAGGATGACATCCGCTTTCAGCATATCCCGGTGTTCAGCGACAAAGATGCCCAGATGGTCGGAACCCACCTCTTCTTCACCTTCAATCATCACTTTCACATTACACGGCAGCCCATCCGTTGCCACCATTGCCTCGATGGCCTTCACGTGCATGTAGAACTGGCCCTTGTCATCGCAGGCTCCGCGTGCATAAATCCGTTCATTCCGGATCGTAGGCTCAAACGGAGGTGTATGCCAGAGTTCATAAGGATCGGCGGGCTGAACATCATAATGTCCATAAACCAGCACCGTAGGCTTGGCCGGATCGATCAGCTTCTCCGCATAAACGATTGGATGGCCAGGCGTTTCAAAGAGTTGAGCATTATCTAAACCGGCTGCCTGTAATTTTTCTTTAACAAATTCGGCAGCCCGGCGAACATCGCCTTTAAATTTAGAATCGGCCGAAACTGACGGAATGCGGAGCAGTTCCAGCAATTCGTCTAAAAACCGCTGTTTGTTGGCTTCAAGGTAAGTCGTCATGCTTATCAAACTGTAGGATATAGGATGTACGATATATAAAAAGCGACTCTATTATACATCCTATATTATACATTATTAAAAGTTCGCCCCGAAGTTACGCACTTTTTGCGCAACGTCGGGGCGTTGATGTTGTTGGAAATCGTTTTGGTCTTTATCGCTTTTTGCGCAAACGAATCAGGACCGTGCGCGTTTCCTGACCACGCAGTAACCGGCCAATATTTTTCTGGTGGGTGAGCACAACCAACAGAAAAACAATGAATCCAAAAACAATAAGTAGGGGGCTTTCCTTTTGGCCAAAGATGCGGAGCAACAGCAAAACGGGGAAAGCAAGTGCCGCCATAATTGAGCCCAACGATACATACTGGGATGCGATAACAACCAGCAAAAAGATGCCAATGCAAACAACTGCCATTTCAGGATGTGTAGCCAGCACCATTCCCAGCAGCGTAGCCACACCCTTACCACCCTTGAAATCAGCAAAAACAGGGTATAAATGGCCTATTACGGCCACCAGTCCGAAGACAATTTTGAATGTCAGAATTTCTTTATCCGTAATAACATCGGCGTACCACAGCAACGAGGACAGAATAGCGGCCGTATAGCCTTTGAGTACATCCACAAGCATCACAATTGTGCCAGCCCGTTTACCCAATACTCTGAACGTATTGGTAGCGCCAGCATTACCACTGCCGAATTTACGGATGTCGAGACCAAAGAAGCCCTGTCCGTACCAAACAGCCGTAGGTATTGAGCCCAGTAAATAGGCCACGACCACTGTAATGCTAATGAGAAAAATATTCATCAACAGATAAAATAAGTTGTTGTTGGATAAACGGATTGACCGATTTGACGCAATCGACCCTGAAATGTGAGGTCAAAATTAAGGTATTGTTACTAGACGGTCAACCTTTTTAACCTACGAAACAACTGTACTAGTAAATAAATTTCCGAAAATTAGTTTATAAAGCCCTATTTTCCGCCAACAACCACCTCGCGCAGGCTATCAGAAGCCAAATAGCGGGTAGCCATCTCCATAATATCACTGGGCGACACGGCCCGTACCTTTTGAATATAAGTTGTCAGGAAATCAGCAGGCATATCGTCTAGTAATATCACCTTGTATCGATCCGCAATTTCGAAAGGCGTGTTAAGAGAACCGACAAACTCACCAGCCATGTAGTTCTGAACGGTCTCTAATTCATCCGGCAATACGGGCTCCGTTTGCAGAATATGAATCTCTTTTCGAATCTCGTCCAGCGTCTGCTGCGTATTTTCTTTATTAACATCGGTACCAATCAGAAAATACCCATCCCGCCGGAACGAGGGCATATTCGACGAGATACCATAAGTAAAGCCTTTCTCTTCCCGAATATTTTTCATAAGCCTCGACCCAAAATAACCGCCTAAAACCTCATTGGTAACGAGCATTTTGAAGAAGTCCGGGTGCGACCGGGTAAACAGCCGGCGGCCCATGCGTATGGATGACTGGATACTGTCGGGTTTTTCAGCCAGTACGGTTAACTGTTCATCGGCTTCTATTTGCCCATCAGCCGATGGCAGCGTATCCGTGCGAATAGTCAACTGGCCCAATTCACGGTTAATGGCGACGACCTCATTCTCTGTGGCCTGTCCGGCCAGCACGATCTGAAACGGTCGATTACGAACAACGCGCTCGAAAAAGTCGACAACACTTTGCCGGGTCAACTTTTCAACAGCCTCCGGGCGCTGACTCCGGCCATAGGGGTGATCGGCGCCAAAGAGCGTTTCCCGAAAAAGGACTCCTGCGAGGTAGGCATTTTTCTCGTAGTTAACGCGCAGATTCTGAAGGGTAATGTTCCGCAGATCATCCAGCTCTTTTTGCGGAAAAGCCGGTTCGGTCAGCATCTCGCGAAGCAACGGCAGTAAATCGGGTAGAAACTTCGTCAGGCAGTAGACTACCACACTAGCCCGATCGGGGCCTGAGTTCAGTTCCAGAAACGCGCCGTACCGGTCAATGTATTCATTAATTTGCGCTGATGAGCGAGAAGGCGTTCCTTCCGACAACATCTTCATCGTAAAAAACGCGCTACCTGGCACTTGCTCGTACCAGGTCCCGGCATTGAACACGCACTCCAGCCGCAAAACCGGCTGGTGCGCAACAGAAATAAGATGCAGCGGAATGCCATTGTCCAAACGGTGAGACTGAACGGCGGGTAATTGTATTTGCTGAATAGCCTGAAAAGCAGGCGGCTGAGTTCTATCGAGAGTCATAAGTGCCAAAAGAGCGAAGGAGCAAAAGAGTGAAAGAGTGAAAACCATCCGGCTCGATTCACCCTTTCACTCTTTTGCTCCTTCGCTCTTTTATTTAGTTGGAGTCGTTTGAATAAGCTTCATCATCGCCATCAATGCGGCTACCTTTATTCAGGCTCAGCAATAACGAAATCCGGAAGGTTTCAGACAGTGCGCTACCCTGTTTAACCGGTAGCAGATACGAAAAGTCGACACCAAAGCGCTGCTGTAGTTTCAAACCAATGCCGGTTGTTACGTATTTACGACCGCCTTTTGCATTCGACTCGTTAAAATAACCAACCCGTGCCGCAAACTGATCGTTGTACCAATATTCGACACCAGTCGAGATTGTAACTTCTTTCAGCTCTTCGCTAAAGCCACCGGGCGCATCAGCAAACGAACCAAAGACAGAGCTAAAATAGTTCTTATTTGCATTTACGTTGGTTATCACACCGTTAACCGTCTGAAAGTTAGGTGTTGGCACCATTAATTTATTGGCATCCACCACGAAGTTGAATTTGTTGTACTGGTCGGCAAAGATGGTGAGCCGGGTTCCTAAACGCAGGTTCGTCGGAATAAAGTAGCTCTGAGTTCCACCGTAATTAATACGACCGCCCAGATTAGAGATCATACCACCAAAAGCCCAGCCAATTCCTTTACCAGTTGCATTATCGCGCGCTTCATTCTGATAATACGCGCTGATGTCGGCTGCGGCCGTTGAGCCGGGTTTCAGACCTGGGTTGCTACTACCAGCGGCCAGATTGGAGCTTAGGTATTTGAGATCAACAGCAAGTGAAAAGTTTTCGGAAAGACGCTGTGCAAATGTAGCGGTGATGGCGTATTCCCGCGAATTGAATGTACCCGCTGCTACACCCGTTGCTGTTGTAAAATCGACCGTTCCCAAGTCGAAATACATGAGCGAACCACCCACTACGGAGTTTTTACCCACTTTTGAGTAACCACTCAGATAGGTATAATACATATCGCCAATCAAGTTGCGTAGCCACGGGGTGTACGAAATTGAAGCTCCTTTATCCTGTTTGGCAAAAACTAACTTTGATGGATTCCAAAAGATAGCATTGGCATCTACATCACCAAGGGCTACACCAGCATCACCCAGCGCACCCGAGCGGGCATCGGGGGTGAAATTAAGAAAGGGCACCGATGAAGTAGGAATATTTAGCTGGCCGTTAAGATTAGTAACTGGAGCAGGGGTAGGTGTTGTGGATTGAGCAGAAACGACGAACGGAAGAAAACTGCAAACGCCGAGAAGAACACGGGAAAAATTGCGCTTCATATAAAGTGAGTTTGTCAACGACAGCAACCGATGATGGTGAGAATGGCAGTACTGTGTGGTCAAAATTACGATGAAAGGTTGAATTAGAAAAAGAGATAACTTCAAGTCTGTGAATTCATTTGGCTAGTACTAAGCGGCAGGTCGCGTTGGCAATGGTGCCATCAACCGCCGAACGAACTTGACAATGAACAATATATAAGCCATTAGCCAGGGGCGCCCCCGTTTTGGTTAACCCGTCCCAGGTGCCAACAACCAGATTAGCGTCGCAATCGGTACACTGCCCTGTTTGCTGATACAGCAATCGGCCAGTTAAATCATAGATGCCCGATGTCCAGTCAAGTGGTTCTGCTGAGCGATTTAGTTCGGCAGTTAAGGTGGTTTGTGAATTAACCGGGTTGGGACTGGCCCGCAATATAGTCACTTCCAATCCCGGACGTGCCGAAACTACTATGGTCAACGAGCCCTCTGCCGAATTATTGTTAATATCCCAGGCTTTGACCCGAATCGTATACGTTCCTGGTGCTATATCCCGGAACGTGTATAACACCTCCCCCTGGCGTCCGTCGGTTCCAGTTGCTACATAACTTTCGTTCAGCACCACCACTGGTTGGGCGTTTAATTGAGCCGTAAGTTCATGCCCCAGGCCAGAACGAGCTATGTTGATCCCCCGGTTATCGGCCAACCCAATTCGCAGGGTCACGTCTGGTCCGGCTACCCGAACCAATTCGCCGTCAGGTACACCACCAACCACCGACATCGCTACAGTAGGCGGCTGACTGTCAATCGTATCCGCAAGAACGCTACTACCAATGAGCAGACTGTCGTAACTACCAGCCGCATCGAGTACGCTATCAGCCTGCACGGCATACAGGTATAACTTTCCCAAACCAACGGTATAATTAATGTCTTTAGGCATGGTAAACCGTACCGTAAACTGCCCTTGCTGTACAGCCACCTGCCCTGTGAAGATTGGGGCCGAAAACGTTTGGTAGCTCATTTTTGGACTCCCCGCTTCGGAGCCCAATGTCGTTTTCGTTATTTTTTTATCATAGAGCGTCAATCGGAGGAGGCCGGTGAAACTAGCAAGCCGTTTCTCCAGTTGCTGAATTTCGCCCGACAATTCGACGGTTTCTAACGCCCGCAATGTATCCGGCCGGGTATCCGTAATGGCTTTTCCGTTCACCTTTGTGAGCACAGCCTTGGCTTGTGGGTAGGCCAGCCGCATGGAAGGGTCGCCCAGAAGAGCAAAATTGCGGTTTACAGGCCCACTCAAACTGTTATTTTTTGTACTCTGCATAATCTCACCCAGGCGGGGCATTTGCCCATTGACAGGTTTAAAAGCAGCATCATAAAAAGCCTGATTCAGTAATAAATTCGTATTGGCGTATACAGGCCGGGTAGTGGTCAATAAGCCAATGGCGCCACCTGTTCGGCTCAGCAGCGTTAATTCAGCGCCTGAATTTTCATTCGGATCATCATAACGCCCGAATTGGCAGGTGGCAGTGACGAATAGCGGTAATCTCCGGTTTTTCCAGGACAGAATATCCTTAAGCGTTACAATCTGCTCATCGGCAAGCACTAAATTACCGCCATGTCCACTATAATTGATGATGAGTTGCCCATCGGCAATTGACTGGTCAATTAGCTGATTCACAAGGGGGGCTTTCTGACCATCGCTCGTGATTTCCTGCGGATAATCATCCAAAAAGACACGTTGGGGTCGGTAAGCGGGATCGTTTTTCTCTACGCTGCTCGCCAATTGGTTAGCGTGCTGCTCATGAATATTATAATCGCCATCATCAGCAATCAGCATTATCCGGGTTCGCCAGTCGCCCGACAGAGTTGGGTCAGCACTATACCGGATCAGTTTGTCGACCACTGTACTAGCTTCATCAACCGATTTTACCGGCAATCGACCAACCCCAATATCCATTGTATAGTCGCCTTTCGTGGTTTCCGGCCATTCGCCTTCATCGGCCCCCATAAACCCAAAGTAATCATCCGACGAGTAACTCAAAACCGGATGCAATGACTCCCGGCTTTCATAAACGGGCACCATGTTCGCCAACTGTGTTGAGCTGATCAATCCGCCTATGTTGCGATAATTGAACGTTGCGTCGCCAAAAAGCAGCAGATACCGAAACTTCGCGGGTTGCTTCTGATAAAAATACCTCGCCATATCCCGGATGGCAGTTGGGTCGGGCTGACCAGATCCAAATTCATTGAATGCCTGCTGGGTTGTCACGATTAGCACCGAAAGCTGGTCATGTTCACGCCTGAACTGCGCTAACCGTTCGGCCTGTTCACGCCAGGCGGCTGGTGTTACAATGAGCAGATCGGGGGCAGCCTGTGCATGAATGTCCTGATTCGCAACTGTTACCAGTGATACGGGTGCTAAAAACTGAGCTTCAGTAAATAGAAAATAATCACTGGTTCGTGTTGTTAGCCAACTGGCCCCCTGTGTGGTCGACAGTGTATAGAGCTGATTAGCGGGAACAAGCGGATTCGTTACATCCCAAACGCGCAAACTGGAAGCGGCCTGCCGAACCGCCACTTGCCCAACGGATAACCGACGTACCCACATGGAGTTGTCATATTGCCGAAGTTCACGCTGGGTCTGTACCGATAGGAAATTGAGATACCCCTGCGCGGATGGCTGATCCTTTCTCTGGAAGGTAATTGCCAGCTGAATAGAGCTAACAGCCGTTGTCAATTTAGTTAAAAATGTATCTGTCCGGGAAACGGCCCGGTAATCGTATTCATACCCGCCTATTACCGACATGGGCATTATGCCGGCCACTTGTTTATTAACCTGCACTTGAAACTGCGTTGGTGACGTAGCGCCGGCTACTGCCGAAGCCGTTATGCGTAACGGCACAGTTGGCACAGCTCCGGCCACATCGAAGGAAACGGTCTGCGTCGTATCGTTCGTCATGTACTCACCCAACCACTCCCGACCTGAACGAACCGATGGAAGTTTTAGTAGATCCTGTTCATGAAACTGATAATCATCGAAGGTGGTAACCGTGGGTGTAGCCGCAAGGGCTCCCGCCGATCTATCGACGATGCGTAAGCCGGGTGAATCGCCAATGGTCAGAAAGTAAAATGTCGTATCCGAATAGGCGTTTAGTTGATGGGTAAAACAGCGGGCCGTGGAGTCATATCGAATCACGTGCGGACTTTGGCCAAAGAACAGAAGCGCATCGCCCGCGTCGAATCGGCCGTCGGCTTCACCCACTACCTGAATGGCATTCTCAGTCAAGTCGGCGAGACGCGGGCGGGCATTGGGCTGGGGAAGCATCCCCCCGCCATTGCCGTACAAGCGTAAGCGTTTAGGGTCAGCCGTCGCAAAAGCTGGGTTGAGCTGAGCGAGTTGCGATTGACTAAGTCGATAAACGCCCGACTGGGTCACACCAATTTTCACCCAGATGCCCGTACGCAGAACAGACTGCGCCTTTAAGGAATGAGTAAAAAATGAAGAATGAAAAGTGAATAATAAATAGAACAGCCAATATCGCCTGATCAACATGTCATCTACTTTTTGGCTAGTTTTCATTTGTCATTCTTCATTTTTCACGGGGGCAACCCACGCATGAGCCAGAATGGCATATGACCTCCCCGTAGATACTTCTTTACAAACGACACGAGTCCGGCGGAGCGTACCCCGAACATACGTCTTTTTTGCAAACTCAAATACCTGTCCTTCAGGCACATTACTCAAGAGTATTTTTTTCTCTCCAACTGTGTCCCGCACGAGAGCATCCTCCTGGCGCAACGCGATCATCAACGCTGGGTTGGCGTAGGTTGTCGCTGCGGGTTTAGCCATGTATTGCTGAAGGGGCCACAGGATGGCTGGTGGAAACACAACCTCTGTTAGAAGCGGTTGCATTAGTCGCTGAAACGCGGTTTGCCAGGCTTTGCCGTGGGGTTGCACGCGCCTTTTATACCGCAGATTGACGTCGGCATGGGCTACCTCGTGAACGTATGTGATCACAAAAGCGTACGGGTTGAGATTTGCATTGACCGTAATCTGAATCTGGTGATTGGGCAATACTCTAAAATCGCCGAGCCGGGTCTGCCGCGGTTTAACAACCCGAAAGTGAAATTTATATTCCTGCCAAAGCGCCTGGCAATAGGCCGCAGCAGTTGGAGGAAAATAAACCGTGAATGGATCTGCCAAGGTATAAAAACAAAAAAGCCTTATAAAAATAAGGCTTTTTTTAAATCTTGACGAGAAGAACTTATTTCTTCGTGGTGTCAGCAGCCATCGTTGACGCTGAATCCGTCGACATGGTCGAAGCAGAATCCGTAGCCATCGTGGTGGTGTCAGTTGACATGACAGCCGTCGAATCGGTAGTTGTTTCTTCTGTTTTAGGTTTGCTCTGACAAGCTGCGAATGTTAGCATGCTGCCAACGAACAATAAAGCGAATACTTTTTTCATTCCTTCAGTGATTTTTTAGGTTTCCAGACACAAATATAGTTTTTTCCTGGTAAATCCAAAATTGTAGTCAACTCATACGCTACAAACAGCAAGTATCACTAGAATATTACTATTTACAATTCACTTAATTGAAGAAACTACTTTAGTCAATATTGCTTTTCTTCCTCTTTTGGAGTACGGAATCGGATTCTGTCGTACATGCCTGTACTACGAAAGGTTAGTAACTTATGGCCAAAATAATTAGCTAGAAAGCTAAATCCCATACCCACAACGTGAGAGCCTTTCTCGCGCCAGAAGGTAGTTGCATTTGGAAAGTAAGGGTTGGCGATCCACTCGAGCGTAGCGACGGCGACACCCACCTGAACGCCCCAGGCAACCAGAGCAATGATGCCAAACTTAATCATCTCGCGCCCTGTGTTGCCCGTTTGCTTGGCCGAAAACGCGAAGAGTTTAGTCGGTACGAAACTAACCACAGTAGCCGTTAAATAGCCGAGAAAAACACTAGTAGAGTAATCGAATGATTTGCGATAGAGAATCTGGCTGAAGAAATTAACAGATGCACCAAGCAGAGCCGTCAAGAAAAACGAGAAAAAACTTTTGTAGTTTTTATATTTCGGCTGGTCAATAATGCTCACGTTCACTGCTTTACTGGACAAATAGTCGAATTTGTTTGCCTTTACACTGAATAACAGCTCAAACTTACAAACTCGATAGCAAACAATAAGTTATTTTCTAGGCTATGGCCTGCCTAACAGTTACATATTTATTAGAAAAGTCCCTGTAATAGGCCCGGTGCAATGCCTAATCCAATTGTCAGAATGCTGGCAGCCAGTAATACGTACCGATAAAAAGGAGCAATTCGGATAGGTTCAGTAGCCCCATCCCGGAAATACATGGCAATGATAACGCGAAAATAATAGTAGATACCAACCGCCGACATGAGTACCGCTATCACCAGTAGCCATATCTGCCCCCGTTCGACAGCGGTCGAAAACAGATAGAATTTGCCCCAAAAACCAGCCGTCAAAGGAATACCGGCCAGCGATAGCATCGACACCGTCATGGCAAATCCCAAAAATGGATTCTGCTTGGCAAGCCCGTTGAAGGAATCGTAGTTTTCCCGTATCACGCCTTCACCGGTAATCGTTTGCGTACTGCGTTGCTGCGCGATTAACAACAAGATGCCAAACGCAGAAATCGTGGCGACTGAATAGGCAAGTGAATAAAAGACGATAGCCTGTTTGGTGAGGGCGCCTAAAGCCGCTAAGCCAATTAGCAGATAACCGGCATGTGAGATGCTGGAGTAAGACATCATCCGCTTGAAGCTATTCTGGTAAACCGCCGTAACGTTACTAATCACAAGGGTAATCGCCGTGATGACCGCCAGAATAATCCACCAGAAATTGTAGACCCCAACAAACGAAACAGACAATAGACGGAACAAGGCTGCAAAACCTGCTGTCTTCACCACCGTAGACATGAAGGCAGTGAAAATTGTTGGTGCTCCGTCATA
It encodes:
- a CDS encoding dipeptidase gives rise to the protein MTTYLEANKQRFLDELLELLRIPSVSADSKFKGDVRRAAEFVKEKLQAAGLDNAQLFETPGHPIVYAEKLIDPAKPTVLVYGHYDVQPADPYELWHTPPFEPTIRNERIYARGACDDKGQFYMHVKAIEAMVATDGLPCNVKVMIEGEEEVGSDHLGIFVAEHRDMLKADVILVSDTSIISNDTPSLETGLRGLSYVEVHVTGANRDLHSGVYGGGVANPINVLCDMIASLHDENGRITIPGFYTNVADLSDAERAELAKAPFDLTEYKRDLGINEVMGEAGYSTNERTSIRPTLDVNGIWGGYIGEGAKTVLPSKASAKISMRLVPNQTPEEITELFTQHFTSIAPAGVTVTVVPHHGGMPYVTPVDSIEFEAASKAFEDAWGKKPIPTRGGGSIPIMALFEQELGVKSILMGFGLDSDALHSPNESYGLFNFYKGIETIPYFYKHYAELKQ
- the plsY gene encoding glycerol-3-phosphate 1-O-acyltransferase PlsY, which codes for MNIFLISITVVVAYLLGSIPTAVWYGQGFFGLDIRKFGSGNAGATNTFRVLGKRAGTIVMLVDVLKGYTAAILSSLLWYADVITDKEILTFKIVFGLVAVIGHLYPVFADFKGGKGVATLLGMVLATHPEMAVVCIGIFLLVVIASQYVSLGSIMAALAFPVLLLLRIFGQKESPLLIVFGFIVFLLVVLTHQKNIGRLLRGQETRTVLIRLRKKR
- a CDS encoding M16 family metallopeptidase codes for the protein MTLDRTQPPAFQAIQQIQLPAVQSHRLDNGIPLHLISVAHQPVLRLECVFNAGTWYEQVPGSAFFTMKMLSEGTPSRSSAQINEYIDRYGAFLELNSGPDRASVVVYCLTKFLPDLLPLLREMLTEPAFPQKELDDLRNITLQNLRVNYEKNAYLAGVLFRETLFGADHPYGRSQRPEAVEKLTRQSVVDFFERVVRNRPFQIVLAGQATENEVVAINRELGQLTIRTDTLPSADGQIEADEQLTVLAEKPDSIQSSIRMGRRLFTRSHPDFFKMLVTNEVLGGYFGSRLMKNIREEKGFTYGISSNMPSFRRDGYFLIGTDVNKENTQQTLDEIRKEIHILQTEPVLPDELETVQNYMAGEFVGSLNTPFEIADRYKVILLDDMPADFLTTYIQKVRAVSPSDIMEMATRYLASDSLREVVVGGK
- the porV gene encoding type IX secretion system outer membrane channel protein PorV — protein: MKRNFSRVLLGVCSFLPFVVSAQSTTPTPAPVTNLNGQLNIPTSSVPFLNFTPDARSGALGDAGVALGDVDANAIFWNPSKLVFAKQDKGASISYTPWLRNLIGDMYYTYLSGYSKVGKNSVVGGSLMYFDLGTVDFTTATGVAAGTFNSREYAITATFAQRLSENFSLAVDLKYLSSNLAAGSSNPGLKPGSTAAADISAYYQNEARDNATGKGIGWAFGGMISNLGGRINYGGTQSYFIPTNLRLGTRLTIFADQYNKFNFVVDANKLMVPTPNFQTVNGVITNVNANKNYFSSVFGSFADAPGGFSEELKEVTISTGVEYWYNDQFAARVGYFNESNAKGGRKYVTTGIGLKLQQRFGVDFSYLLPVKQGSALSETFRISLLLSLNKGSRIDGDDEAYSNDSN
- the porU gene encoding type IX secretion system sortase PorU, which produces MKTSQKVDDMLIRRYWLFYLLFTFHSSFFTHSLKAQSVLRTGIWVKIGVTQSGVYRLSQSQLAQLNPAFATADPKRLRLYGNGGGMLPQPNARPRLADLTENAIQVVGEADGRFDAGDALLFFGQSPHVIRYDSTARCFTHQLNAYSDTTFYFLTIGDSPGLRIVDRSAGALAATPTVTTFDDYQFHEQDLLKLPSVRSGREWLGEYMTNDTTQTVSFDVAGAVPTVPLRITASAVAGATSPTQFQVQVNKQVAGIMPMSVIGGYEYDYRAVSRTDTFLTKLTTAVSSIQLAITFQRKDQPSAQGYLNFLSVQTQRELRQYDNSMWVRRLSVGQVAVRQAASSLRVWDVTNPLVPANQLYTLSTTQGASWLTTRTSDYFLFTEAQFLAPVSLVTVANQDIHAQAAPDLLIVTPAAWREQAERLAQFRREHDQLSVLIVTTQQAFNEFGSGQPDPTAIRDMARYFYQKQPAKFRYLLLFGDATFNYRNIGGLISSTQLANMVPVYESRESLHPVLSYSSDDYFGFMGADEGEWPETTKGDYTMDIGVGRLPVKSVDEASTVVDKLIRYSADPTLSGDWRTRIMLIADDGDYNIHEQHANQLASSVEKNDPAYRPQRVFLDDYPQEITSDGQKAPLVNQLIDQSIADGQLIINYSGHGGNLVLADEQIVTLKDILSWKNRRLPLFVTATCQFGRYDDPNENSGAELTLLSRTGGAIGLLTTTRPVYANTNLLLNQAFYDAAFKPVNGQMPRLGEIMQSTKNNSLSGPVNRNFALLGDPSMRLAYPQAKAVLTKVNGKAITDTRPDTLRALETVELSGEIQQLEKRLASFTGLLRLTLYDKKITKTTLGSEAGSPKMSYQTFSAPIFTGQVAVQQGQFTVRFTMPKDINYTVGLGKLYLYAVQADSVLDAAGSYDSLLIGSSVLADTIDSQPPTVAMSVVGGVPDGELVRVAGPDVTLRIGLADNRGINIARSGLGHELTAQLNAQPVVVLNESYVATGTDGRQGEVLYTFRDIAPGTYTIRVKAWDINNNSAEGSLTIVVSARPGLEVTILRASPNPVNSQTTLTAELNRSAEPLDWTSGIYDLTGRLLYQQTGQCTDCDANLVVGTWDGLTKTGAPLANGLYIVHCQVRSAVDGTIANATCRLVLAK
- a CDS encoding SprT family zinc-dependent metalloprotease; its protein translation is MADPFTVYFPPTAAAYCQALWQEYKFHFRVVKPRQTRLGDFRVLPNHQIQITVNANLNPYAFVITYVHEVAHADVNLRYKRRVQPHGKAWQTAFQRLMQPLLTEVVFPPAILWPLQQYMAKPAATTYANPALMIALRQEDALVRDTVGEKKILLSNVPEGQVFEFAKKTYVRGTLRRTRVVCKEVSTGRSYAILAHAWVAPVKNEE
- a CDS encoding GtrA family protein, with the translated sequence MSSKAVNVSIIDQPKYKNYKSFFSFFLTALLGASVNFFSQILYRKSFDYSTSVFLGYLTATVVSFVPTKLFAFSAKQTGNTGREMIKFGIIALVAWGVQVGVAVATLEWIANPYFPNATTFWREKGSHVVGMGFSFLANYFGHKLLTFRSTGMYDRIRFRTPKEEEKQY
- a CDS encoding NADH-quinone oxidoreductase subunit N; its protein translation is MFPIVLLSVFGIVLLFLGFIKSRAILLPATLLFLLITLAVNFLDWNKTYLYFNDMLRTNNLAMVFTAIVLLSAFLVVALSSSLIDGEESQPAEYYAIILFSLVGAVMMVSFENLTMLFVGVEILSVAMYVLTGSDKRNLRSNEAALKYFLMGSFTTGIMLFGMALLYGATGSFTIAGIGAYAAHPQVGLSLLLYVGLLMLLIGLLFKVSAAPFHFWTPDVYDGAPTIFTAFMSTVVKTAGFAALFRLLSVSFVGVYNFWWIILAVITAITLVISNVTAVYQNSFKRMMSYSSISHAGYLLIGLAALGALTKQAIVFYSLAYSVATISAFGILLLIAQQRSTQTITGEGVIRENYDSFNGLAKQNPFLGFAMTVSMLSLAGIPLTAGFWGKFYLFSTAVERGQIWLLVIAVLMSAVGIYYYFRVIIAMYFRDGATEPIRIAPFYRYVLLAASILTIGLGIAPGLLQGLF